In [Mycobacterium] stephanolepidis, the genomic window TTTCCGCTGGCACCGAGCGCGACGATCGAGGTGGACTGCAGCAGAGCCAGCGCGACCGACAGGTAGCGGGTGTACTGCGTCATCTTGGCCTGGCCGGACTGGCCTTCCTTGCGCAGCTGCTCGAACCGGGGAATGACCACGGTGAGCAGCTGAACGATGATGCTGGCGGTGATGTACGGCATCACGCCGACGGCGAAAACCGACAGCTGTAGCAGCGCGCCACCCGAGAAGAGGTTGATCAGCGAGTAGATCTGCGCCGAGTCGCCACTGCTGACCTGTTCGACGCAGTACTTGACGTTGGCGTAGTTCACGCCGGGAGACGGCAGGGTCGCGCCCAGCCGATAAATGATCACGATCCCGATCGTGAAGAGGATCTTCCGCCTCAGGTCAGCTGTCCTGAGAGCAGAGACAAAAGCGGAAAGCACACATCCTCCTGCGCATCCTGCAGCTCGCCATGTGATCTGCTAGATGAATCAGCTGGTGATCCCAGCGTTGGGTAACCGTTTCGGCGGCCGTCAGGGCACGCCCGGGCCGGATACGAGACTAACAGTTCGCTACATACCGGTGGAGAAGACGGTGTCCTTCTGGTCGGGGATGGCCGTGCCATCGGTACGCAGCAGCGGCCCCGTACTGCCATCCGGATTGGTCCGGCCGTCCGTCGCGCACAGGTACGGCTCCATACGCTGCGGATAGGGGTCGATAAACATCGGATTGATCAACCATTTGCCGTCGGCGTTGTCATAGGCCCGGCACATGAGTTCGGTCTTGTTCCGGTTGATGACGAGGTGCGCGGCGGTGGCGTCGTCGACGAAGGTGACGTCGGTGGTCGAGTCCCCGGCCGCAAGAATCTGCCGTTTGTCGACGTCGTAGGGCTCAAAGGCTGCGGGGCCCTGCACACCGAAGACCACCTGGTTGGCCCAGCAGCGTTTGCCGTCGACGTAGGTGATCACCGTGTCGGCACCATCGGGTTGTCCGCCGCAGCCCTTGACGTGCGGTGTCTGCCGTCCGTTGGCGTCGTAGACGCTGCGCACGCCGATCACCTGGTTTGCCGGAATGCCGATTTCCGGTGACCACACCTTGGCGACGACCTCCGAGGACGCCGAGATCACCCAGGTGCTGACGCCATGGGCCTGCAGGGTGGCAATGAGATCCTTGATCTGCGGGTAGACCCGCACATACCCCGGCACGGTGGTGGTGCCGATGGTCTGAGTGGCTCCGATCGGCGCATCCAGGTTCTCGCGTTTGGCCGCCTGCGCGAATTGGGCCACCTCGTCGGCGGTGTAGCCGGCGGTCAGTGCGACTGTCCACACGTACGCGCCGTTGCTCCAGCGCTGGTTGTATCCGGTAAAGGCTTCCTGTTCGTCATGGGTCTTGCCTTCGCGGATCGCCAGGATCTCGTCGGCGCATGCCGCGTTGGTCGAAGTGGCCAGCGGCCGGCCCGCGGGGGTTGCGGTGCCGCATGCCTCACGCAGTGCGGTGGCCGCGACCTCGGTGATGTGGCGGCTGGTGGAGTGCCAGTCCCCCGGTTGGCGGATCTTGTCGTGCCGCAGCATCCAGGCCAGGGTCGCGTCGGATATGTCGTTCTTGACTTCGGTGTTGTCCCAGTCGAAAAGCGCGATCGCCTTGGTGGGACGCTTCCAGGTCCCGGTGCAGGTGCTGTTGGCGTCGATCGCCACCTGTAGCCGTTCCCTGACATCGCCATACCAGGGCAAGGTGGGGTCCAACTGGCGGCATCCCGGCGCTGCGGACGCGGTGGGAGCGCCCACATTGCATGCCGCAACGGACAATACGACGGCAGCAATCCACCTCATGGCATTCACCGGCCGAAATTACCACCGCGCGTCCGTGATTCGGGGCTGGTCACCGAACGTTCACCGGTATTTCCCACGTGGTGAGACCGAATCTGCGCGGCCCGCTGCCAAATACGTTCTCGCAGTTGCTCGATATCCGCCGGATACGGCTCCGACAGAACGTCGGCTCGCGCCTGTTCCGCGATGGCAACCTCGCGGCGATAGTTCAGGAAGATCTGAATCTCGCCGTCGCGGTCGGCCAGGTACTCATAGTCCGTATGCCACGGCTCCGTGATGCGCATCAATTCGGCATGGGTGGCCCACTGTCGCAATGTCTGCGGCCCACCCGCCAACACCAGTACTCCGCCGATTCGTTCGGCGCTCTCCCACCCGGTGGGTGCCGGCGTGTGCGGGTACTCCCGTTGCCCCGCGGGCATCTGCCGCCACGCCCGGAACTCAGCTGCCCGGCTGTCGAGCCCATGGGTGCGCCAGCGCACGGTCCCGTCGGGTGTGGTCGGCGGCCGCCGACGCAATGCCCTGGCCGCCTGCCGGGTGAGCACGGTCAGATGCGACGGCAGCAGCACGATCGGGTCCGCGGGCTCGGCATCGAACGGATTCGGATCGAGATGCGCACGGTCGATGAGGACCAGCGTGCCGGGCTGCCGCTGATAGGCCAGGCCCCACAGCAGCCGCGCCAGCATCTTGGCGCCGGACTCATCGGATAGCACGTGCCACGTTTCATGAAACCGGTTGGTGGAGAAGCGCACATCGACATCGGCGCGCAGGGTGATGATCGTGTAGGACCTTCCGTCGAGCGCCATGGAATGCCGGTGCAGCTTCATCACGCTGTCCGGTGTCGCGGCCGCGGGTGGCCGCACCGCTGTATCGGCCACCTTCACCTCCTGATGTCTCGGCCGCCCACTGTGCCGGAACAGCAAACACCTCGGTCCGGGTCGCACGCAACCGAATTTGCGCAGGCCACGGACCCGAGGGTGCGCAATCCCAGACCGCAGCGCACTATGGTCGGGGCACCCCGACAACCTCTAAGGAGCCTCGATGACGCGGACCGATGACGACAGCTGGGATCTGGCCTCAAGCGTCGGGGCGACGGCGACGATGGTGGCAGCGCAGCGTGCGCTGGCCAGTCGCGTACCCAACGCACTGATCAACGATCCCTACGCGGAGCCGCTGGTGCGCGCCGTCGGCATCGAGTACTTCACCAAGCTGGCCTCGGGTGATTTCGACCCCGAGCAGATGGCGGGTCTGGTGCAGTTGGGCATCACCGCGGACGGCATGGCCAACGGAATGGCAAGTCGCACCTGGTACTACGACACCGCCTTCGAGTCCGCCACGGCGGCGGGAGTGCGTCAGGCAGTCATCCTCGCATCCGGACTGGACACCCGGGCCTACCGCCTGAATTGGCCGGCGGGCACCACCGTGTACGAGCTCGATCAGCCGGATGTGATCGCGTTCAAGACCGACAACCTGGCAGCATTGGGGGCGTCGCCCAGCGCCGAGCGGCGGACCGTGGCGATCGACCTACGCGACGATTGGCCATCGGCTTTGAAGGCGGCCGGCTTCGATCCCGAACAACCCACGGTGTGGTCTGCCGAGGGACTGCTGATCTATCTGCCACCGGAGGCACAGGATCGGTTGTTCGCGTCGATCACCGAGCTCAGCGCGCCGGGTAGTCGCCTTGTCTGTGAGCAGGTGCCCGGTCTGGAGACCGCCGATTTTTCCAAGGCACGCGAGCTGACTCGTCAATTCGCGGGGGACACATTGGATTTGGATTTGGAGTCGCTCGTCTACGCCGAAGAGCGCCAAATGGCGGCGGACTGGCTGGCCGAAAACGGATGGTCAGTCATCACCGAGGAGAACGAGGCGCTCTACGCACGGCTCAACCTGGAGCCGCCGAACCCATTGCTGCGCTCCATATTCCCGAACATCGTGTACGTCGACGCCACCCTGGGCTAGCTCGCCACACGCGAACGCAGCAATTTCCACCAGGTCCGCCTCGGCGCCTCGGGCTCGTCGGTATCGGAGTTCTCAAATGGAACCCCTTTATAGACGGCGAGATACATGTCGATCGTGGTCACGATGACGATCATCAGCACCGGCCCCAGCACGATTCCCCAGAATCCGAACGCCGCGATACCCGAGAAGACCGCCAAGAGCATCAAGGCGGGATCCAACCGTGCTCCGCGCGGTACCAGGAAGGGGCGCAGCACATTGTCGATGTTGGAGACCACCAGCAGGTGCCAGGCGATGACGAACAGTCCGCCGATCGGGTGGCCGAAGAGAATCATGCCGATACCGAACGGAATCGTCACGATGCCGCCCCCGAGCGGGATGATCGACAACGCGGTGAGCAGTATCGCGAAGAAGAAGAAACCCTGCCGAAATCCGGCGACATAGATCGAAGCGGCACCCGCGACACCCTGCGCCATCGCAATCACAAACTGCCCCTTGACCGTTCCGCGCACCATGGCGCCGATCTTGTCGAGGTACAGGTCGGTGATCTCCTCCCCCAACGGATTGAGCCGCCGCAGCAGGGTAAGCACCGCGTCCTGCTTGACCAGGAGCGAGACGAACACGTACAGGAAGATGATGCACGCCGCGACCGCCGATGCGACGCTGCCGACCGCGCTCTGCAGCACCTGCAGCACCCCTTGCCCGACGTTCTCCGCCAACGATGCGATCGACTGTCGCAGGCTGTCCGGGGTCAACTGCACGTGCACGAATGGGATCCGGGCCAAGACGTCGTTGACCACCGCGAACGCCCGCTGCCCGAGTGCGGTCATGTCGGTGTCGTCCACCCAGTTAGAGACACTGTCGACCATGCGGGTGATCTGCACGGTCGCAACGTAAACCAGCGCACCGACCGGGACCACCACCGATCCCAGTGCGCATAGCAGCGTCAGGGTAGCGGCCACACCCGAGCCGAATCGCCGGCCCAGGCGCCGATACACCGGTGTGAACAGATACGCGGCTACCGCAGCGACGACGATCAAGATGAAGTAGCCGCGCAGAAAATAGATACCCACCGCGATACCCACCGCGGTGAGGACAGCGAGCACACGTCTCTGAAATACGGTCAGTTCGGTGTTCACACCACGCCCTTCCGCCGGCAGCTGCACTCGACACGTTAGTCGGTGTCAGCTCCGGCCCCGGCGAAACATGCTGGTGCGGTGCGACTAGAAGCGGTAGTCGCCCAACATCATGGTCTGTGCTCCGCCGATGGACCGCTGGGCGCGCTGCACCGTTTCCAGTGCCAGCTGCGCCACCCGCCCGAGCACCGCATCGGTGACGGCTGCGGCGGCGGGCTGCGAGGACGCCCGCTGCCGCAGCATCGCGGTCAGCGGTGAACTCGGGAAGTTCGCGATCCGAACATCGTCGTCGGCATCTATGTCCGCGAGCTTCTTGGCCTTGGCCACCGCGTCGCGGAACCCACCGAGCTCATCGACCAGGCCGTGCTCCAGCGCATCCCTGCCGGACCAGATCCGGCCCTGCGCAACCGCTTTCACGGCGTCGACACTGAGGTTTCGCCCGTCGGCGACACGTTGCACGAAATCTTCGTAGTGCATGTCGATCTCGGCCTCGACGAGATCACGCTGCTCATCGGTGAACGGTTCGTTACTCGACCACGCATCCGCATTGGCGTTGGTACGCAAGGTGTCCGAGGCGACCCCAAGCTTCTCCTTGAGTCCCCGGGTGATGAACTTTCCGGTAATCACCCCGATGGATCCGGTGATGGTGCCCGGGTTGGCGAGGATCGCGTCGGCACCCATGGCCACGTAGTAGCCGCCGGATCCGGCGACCGCACCCATGGACGCCACCACCGGCTTGCCCGCCTCACGCGCCCGCATCACTTCTCGCCAAATGGTTTCCGACCCGTTGACCGAGCCGCCGGGGCTGTCCACACGCAACACGATGGCGGCCACCGAATCGTCGGCGACGGCGTCACGCAGCGCCTCGGCGATCACGTCACCCCCGCTGGCCGGACCCGGCGGAAAGAGCCGAGGCCCGCTGCGGCCACTCACGATCGGACCTGCCAGGGTGACCACGCCGATGGTCCGCCGCGACGCCCGCCCGGGCAGGGCGGGCAGGCTCGGCACCTGTGGCCGGGTGGCTCGGGCATAGCGCGCCAGATACAGCAGCGGGGGTTCCTTCTCGGCCTGCACACCGGTCAATTCACCGATGCGCGCATACGCCTCATCGCGATATCCGATGCGGTCGACCAGACCGGCCGCCACCGCATCGGTACGCCGCAACGGCGCCCGGTCTGCCAGGGCGTCCACCTCGGCCGGGTCGAGCTTGCGTGATACGGCGACACCGTCGCGAACCTGTTCGGACAGACTCTCCAGCAGCCGCCCATCGGCTTCCCTCTGCGCCTCGGTGTAGCCGTCCTCGGTGAACAGGTTGGCCGCCGATTTGTACTGACCGCGAGTGAGAAACTCCGCCTCAACCCCGGCCTTGTCGAGAGCACCGCGCAGGAAGGTTCCGCTGGCCGCGAATCCGATGAGTCCAACGGTGCCGGAGGGTTGCATCCACACCTCGCCGAAGGCCGACGCCAAGTAGTAGGCCAGGGTGCCCGGATAGGTTTCGGACCACGCCACGCTCGGCTTGACCGCGCTGAACGCCTCGATGGCGGCCCGGAGCTCTTGGACGGCTCCGGCTGCGGCGGGCGGGATCTGCACCCGGGCGATGAGACCGGCCACCCGCGGATCGTCGATCGCACGGTGGATGGCGGCGATGGTGTGCCGCAGCGACAGTGGCCTGCTCGCCCCGGAGAAGACCAGGCCCAGTGGATCGAAGTTGGCGGTTTCCGGCGGCACCTCGAGCAGGTCGAGCTCCAGGATGCAGTCCCGGGGTACTCCCCGGTGACGCGCGGTGTCGACCTTGGCCAGCAGGTCGTTGACGTCCGTGGGCGTGGTGAAGGCGAACATGCCTTGAGCGTACCGACGAATGCGGCCACGCTCCCAGCTACAAATCCGTGCTGCCGTTCTGCTCGGCGCGTAGGGTCTGAACCATTCGCTGGCGGAGGGGCAACGATGACACGTGCACAGAAGACAACGGCCAAGAAATTGTTGGCCCGGGTCGCTGCGGTACTCGCGGTCACCACGGTATCGGGGTGTATCGATACGTCCGGGTCACGCGAACTCACCCCATCACAATCGACGTCATCGACGACGGCCGCCCCCGCCCGCAGCTATCCGGGTTTGTTTCCCGAGTATCGCGGCAAGTTTCACCCCAACCACACCGATCTGGGCGGGCGGAACAATGCCGAGCTTGCCGGTCTACTGCCTGTGGCTGCGGACTTTCCCGGACAAGGGGACACGCGCACACCTGACATCGCCTCCGATGACGGCTCCGGGCTGGGCATGCATGGCCAGACGGATGGTGAGACGCGGCCGCCCGAATGCCTGTACACACCGTTCGGTAAATCCTTTTCGAGGGCGCCGGACGGTTCGGACTGGAACCTCTATTACGCGGCCTCGACGCTGCACGAAGCGGATCCTGCCGGTGGCCGCATCGTCGTCACGGTGAATCGTGAACGCGAAGACACCGATGTATTCGCGTTGACCACCGACTGGATCAAGAAATGCGGTCAGTACGACAAGGCGTTCCCGACATTCGCCAAGCCGGAGGTGCGTAATCGGCACGTCACCGATACCTTCGCGCCCGGACCGATCGTCGACGGAGTGCAGACCTACGTCTACACCAGCGCCGGCACCGACCTCGATGACACCTCCGCCGACAAACAGTCGTCGGGGGTGCGCGGACAACGCATCCTGCTCGCCAGGGTGCGCTCGGTCGTGTTCGAGGTGGAAGGCACCGATCCGATGGACGCGGGCCTGCTGGACCAGCTGATGGCCACCACCATCGCCAACGCCAACGCCAAGCATGCGCCGCCGCCCGCCGACCAGAACGCCGGACGATTGGCCGGGCTGCCGACCTGCGACACCGTCGCGGCCCAACCCGGAAATCCGCAACCCGATCCGGCGCTGGACTGCACAATTCGCACCTCGGATGGCAGCGGGGTGATCTTCGAGGTGCTCGGCACTCCAGCAGGAACCATCCGTGTGTTCAACGGCAGCGGCGCACAGCTGCAATCCATTCGTGTCCCCAATTCGATCTTCCAGCAACGCGTGCCCTTCCTGCAGGACCTGGATCAGGACAAGCGCGAGGAACTGCTGGTGGTCAGGGCGACCGGCGACCCCGCGGGCGACCTCATGGATGTATGGCGGTCGCGGCCCAACTCCGATCAATTCGACATGACCGGAACGATTTTCGGCGTCCCGAGGTTCTGGCTGACATCCGATCGATTCATCGGAATCTTCTCGCGCAACGGCGCCGACGCCGGGGTGGCAGCGCTGTTCCGGTTCGTCGACAACAAGCTGGCGGTGCTGGCACTGCTGGACACCGAGAGGCGCGTCGACAACAAGCCACTCGACGATCCGAAGTGGCGCCTCAACGCCAACGTCAAATGCGCGATGAACGTCTCCGATGACCCGCCGGGAGCGCTGGGGGCACGGATGGATGCGTTACGCGCAGCCGGCGTCGACCCAGCCACGGCCGCGGAACATTTCTGCCTGCAGCCGTGGGTGCCCACGCTGTACCGGCAGGGCACACGATGAGGTGCGCATGACACAGCGGCACGCCACCGTACTTCTCGCCGCAGGGTTGGCCCTCGCGGCGTGCACACATGGTGGCATCCATCACTCCGGAACACCGACGAGCTCGGTGCCGAGTCGGCTGGACTCTCTACCGCTGTGCTCGTCGATCAAGCCGCAGGCCATCGAACCCGATCCAGACCCTGCACTGGATTGCGTGCTGAGGTCCAAAGATTCGGCGAAGCTGACATTCGAGGTGCTGGGCACGCCGCCCATCACCGTCAAGGTGTACGAGCCCAACGGAACTGAGCGGCAGACCTTTACCGTTCCCGTCAACAAACCGGAACGAACTCCGCCGCTTCTGGCCGATCTGGATCGCGACGGCCGCGATGAGCTGATCGTGGTGGACACCGTGGGCTCCGACGGCGATGTCCTGAATGTGTGGCGGGTCAACAAAGATGGGAAGTTCGCTCACGCGGGACAGGTGATCGGCTATCCGGATTTCCGGACCACCGATGAACACTTCACCGCGTTCTACGCCAGTACCGGCGCCGGTTCGGGCAG contains:
- the sppA gene encoding signal peptide peptidase SppA yields the protein MFAFTTPTDVNDLLAKVDTARHRGVPRDCILELDLLEVPPETANFDPLGLVFSGASRPLSLRHTIAAIHRAIDDPRVAGLIARVQIPPAAAGAVQELRAAIEAFSAVKPSVAWSETYPGTLAYYLASAFGEVWMQPSGTVGLIGFAASGTFLRGALDKAGVEAEFLTRGQYKSAANLFTEDGYTEAQREADGRLLESLSEQVRDGVAVSRKLDPAEVDALADRAPLRRTDAVAAGLVDRIGYRDEAYARIGELTGVQAEKEPPLLYLARYARATRPQVPSLPALPGRASRRTIGVVTLAGPIVSGRSGPRLFPPGPASGGDVIAEALRDAVADDSVAAIVLRVDSPGGSVNGSETIWREVMRAREAGKPVVASMGAVAGSGGYYVAMGADAILANPGTITGSIGVITGKFITRGLKEKLGVASDTLRTNANADAWSSNEPFTDEQRDLVEAEIDMHYEDFVQRVADGRNLSVDAVKAVAQGRIWSGRDALEHGLVDELGGFRDAVAKAKKLADIDADDDVRIANFPSSPLTAMLRQRASSQPAAAAVTDAVLGRVAQLALETVQRAQRSIGGAQTMMLGDYRF
- a CDS encoding HAD family hydrolase — protein: MRWIAAVVLSVAACNVGAPTASAAPGCRQLDPTLPWYGDVRERLQVAIDANSTCTGTWKRPTKAIALFDWDNTEVKNDISDATLAWMLRHDKIRQPGDWHSTSRHITEVAATALREACGTATPAGRPLATSTNAACADEILAIREGKTHDEQEAFTGYNQRWSNGAYVWTVALTAGYTADEVAQFAQAAKRENLDAPIGATQTIGTTTVPGYVRVYPQIKDLIATLQAHGVSTWVISASSEVVAKVWSPEIGIPANQVIGVRSVYDANGRQTPHVKGCGGQPDGADTVITYVDGKRCWANQVVFGVQGPAAFEPYDVDKRQILAAGDSTTDVTFVDDATAAHLVINRNKTELMCRAYDNADGKWLINPMFIDPYPQRMEPYLCATDGRTNPDGSTGPLLRTDGTAIPDQKDTVFSTGM
- a CDS encoding sensor domain-containing protein, which translates into the protein MTRAQKTTAKKLLARVAAVLAVTTVSGCIDTSGSRELTPSQSTSSTTAAPARSYPGLFPEYRGKFHPNHTDLGGRNNAELAGLLPVAADFPGQGDTRTPDIASDDGSGLGMHGQTDGETRPPECLYTPFGKSFSRAPDGSDWNLYYAASTLHEADPAGGRIVVTVNREREDTDVFALTTDWIKKCGQYDKAFPTFAKPEVRNRHVTDTFAPGPIVDGVQTYVYTSAGTDLDDTSADKQSSGVRGQRILLARVRSVVFEVEGTDPMDAGLLDQLMATTIANANAKHAPPPADQNAGRLAGLPTCDTVAAQPGNPQPDPALDCTIRTSDGSGVIFEVLGTPAGTIRVFNGSGAQLQSIRVPNSIFQQRVPFLQDLDQDKREELLVVRATGDPAGDLMDVWRSRPNSDQFDMTGTIFGVPRFWLTSDRFIGIFSRNGADAGVAALFRFVDNKLAVLALLDTERRVDNKPLDDPKWRLNANVKCAMNVSDDPPGALGARMDALRAAGVDPATAAEHFCLQPWVPTLYRQGTR
- a CDS encoding AI-2E family transporter, producing the protein MNTELTVFQRRVLAVLTAVGIAVGIYFLRGYFILIVVAAVAAYLFTPVYRRLGRRFGSGVAATLTLLCALGSVVVPVGALVYVATVQITRMVDSVSNWVDDTDMTALGQRAFAVVNDVLARIPFVHVQLTPDSLRQSIASLAENVGQGVLQVLQSAVGSVASAVAACIIFLYVFVSLLVKQDAVLTLLRRLNPLGEEITDLYLDKIGAMVRGTVKGQFVIAMAQGVAGAASIYVAGFRQGFFFFAILLTALSIIPLGGGIVTIPFGIGMILFGHPIGGLFVIAWHLLVVSNIDNVLRPFLVPRGARLDPALMLLAVFSGIAAFGFWGIVLGPVLMIVIVTTIDMYLAVYKGVPFENSDTDEPEAPRRTWWKLLRSRVAS
- a CDS encoding class I SAM-dependent methyltransferase; this encodes MTRTDDDSWDLASSVGATATMVAAQRALASRVPNALINDPYAEPLVRAVGIEYFTKLASGDFDPEQMAGLVQLGITADGMANGMASRTWYYDTAFESATAAGVRQAVILASGLDTRAYRLNWPAGTTVYELDQPDVIAFKTDNLAALGASPSAERRTVAIDLRDDWPSALKAAGFDPEQPTVWSAEGLLIYLPPEAQDRLFASITELSAPGSRLVCEQVPGLETADFSKARELTRQFAGDTLDLDLESLVYAEERQMAADWLAENGWSVITEENEALYARLNLEPPNPLLRSIFPNIVYVDATLG